The Branchiostoma floridae strain S238N-H82 chromosome 17, Bfl_VNyyK, whole genome shotgun sequence genome has a window encoding:
- the LOC118404920 gene encoding uncharacterized protein LOC118404920, with protein sequence MMDQSSTPNKKRPRFEDRGNPPSTSSNIYPTSPPSTSNIYPTSPPSTSNIYPAGHNNTYFPSPMYQFSPYVNHGISSPLLHPPSPAYHMSPGVNAQFHQPSTSYAQPTVSLQAFQQMEDKLKAQLSKMNTLVEEQQKEIHDLKTYSKASIDAVKNTAQKEVKSLVMKDTILTYNAETATDIANMTPQSMKEQVKDEAPVFFELLENCIKSDVPGDKDTSMLAFLNLCSIANNRSKRANAIQMITTLSLISRSTNVQVISMLNSMGVASSYKAAWNFLSNFAEMQGAKHLDNSKPCIVFFDNVNILKRVGHVRMGKQNEMFNWTSRLAVVVEHEDPSASREPQGKREDLSDADILADSNDISDLKSRLKNQVKAIIVEHFPSFHQFKDSVRAPSSPLPVKKSSITPLPLMDKDESKKDDTIQILLKFAEELQLSDNMKDQAVVGDQATCKNIRGGRGWREGEEDPVQLLQWAKESPGDFHFVWEALKTATLCCWGLATEAGSLSQIRVAINRMRADKECKNFQVSDEFFCHVSKGHILAALTVFLGLESPTWRSLNPEWLDPRAVARERLYDNKWLANFLTRGKQDISDDTEPPESPDADDGETDEDSAEQVEVRDEEDPEWEEIEDADLINLDLA encoded by the exons ATGATGGACCAGTCATCCACGCCCAACAAGAAGCG TCCACGGTTTGAAGACAGAG GCAACCCTCCAAGCACGTCGTCCAACATCTATCCAACCAGTCCTCCAAGCACGTCCAACATCTATCCAACCAGTCCTCCAAGCACGTCCAACATCTATCCAGCCGGTCACAACAACACATACTTTCCATCCCCCATGTACCAGTTTTCACCTTACGTAAATCATGGCATCTCCTCTCCACTGTTGCATCCTCCATCTCCAGCCTACCATATGTCACCAGGAGTAAATGCCCAGTTTCATCAGCCATCGACCAGCTATGCCCAGCCAACTGTTAGCTTACAAGCGTTTCAACAAATGGAGGACAAGCTGAAGGCACAGCTATCAAAGATGAACACACTTGTTGAGGAGCAACAAAAAGAGATCCATGATTTAAAGACTTACAGTAAGGCCAGCATCGATGCTGTTAAAAACACAGCCCAAAAAGAAGTCAAGTCACTTGTGATGAAGGATACCATTTTGACATACAATGCAGAGACTGCAACTGACATTGCGAATATGACACCACAGTCCATGAAAGAACAGGTGAAAGACGAAGCACCAGTTTTCTTCGAGCTCCTAGAAAACTGCATCAAAAGCGATGTCCCTGGGGACAAGGACACCTCAATGTTGGCATTTCTCAATCTTTGTTCCATTGCAAACAACAGAAGCAAGCGTGCCAATGCCATACAAATGATCACCACCCTGTCACTCATCTCGAGGTCAACAAATGTGCAG GTCATCTCCATGCTGAATTCCATGGGTGTTGCCAGTTCCTACAAGGCAGCATGGAATTTTCTGTCCAACTTTGCTGAAATGCAGGGGGCAAAGCACCTGGACAACAGCAAGCCTTGTATTGTCTTTTTTGACAATGTTAACATTCTCAAAAGAGTGGGACATGTGAGGATGG GGAAACAAAACGAGATGTTTAATTGGACAAGCCGGTTGGCAGTTGTGGTAGAGCATGAAGATCCTTCAGCCAGCAGAGAACCCCAG GGCAAAAGAGAGGACCTGTCTGATGCAGACATACTGGCTGACAGCAATGACATAAGTGACCTCAAAAGCAGATTAAAGAATCAAGTGAAAGCTATAATAGTTGAACATTTCCCAAGCTTCCATCAGTTTAAAGACAGTGTAAGAGCTCCATCCAGCCCCTTGCCAGTTAAGAAAAGTAGCATCACCCCGCTGCCACTGATGGACAAGGATGAGTCGAAAAAGGATGATACAATTCAGATTCTGCTCAAATTTGCTGAAGAGCTACAGCTGTCTGACAACATGAAAGACCAG GCAGTCGTCGGCGACCAGGCGACTTGCAAAAACATCCGTGGAGGACGAGGATGGAGAGAAGGCGAGGAGGATCCTGTTCAGCTGTTACAGTGGGCAAAGGAGAGTCCAG gTGACTTTCACTTTGTGTGGGAGGCCCTGAAAACAGCTACGCTGTGCTGCTGGGGCCTGGCCACAGAAGCAGGCTCTCTCTCACAGATAAGGGTTGCCATCAACCGGATGCGGGCGGACAAGGAGTGTAAGAACTTTCAAGTTTCTGACGAGTTCTTTTGCCATGTCAGTAAAGGACACATCCTAGCTGCCCTCACAGTTTTCCTCGGTCTGGAGTCACCTACAT GGAGGAGCTTGAACCCTGAGTGGTTGGACCCACGAGCTGTTGCAAGAGAGCGACTGTACGACAACAAATGGCTGGCAAACTTTCTCACTCGTGGAAAGCAGGACATCTCTGACGATACAGAGCCACCTGAGTCCCCGGATGCTGATGACGGAGAGACAGACGAGGACAGCGCCGAACAAGTTGAAGTCAGAGACGAAGAGGATCCTGAGTGGGAGGAAATCGAGGACGCTGACCTTATCAACTTAGACCTAGCATAA
- the LOC118404919 gene encoding ATP-dependent DNA helicase RecQ-like, with protein MQANLMDRVCRVGKDVFDYDTLRQGQADAVLGILNGQDVFVGLPTGAGKTFCFQAIPSCLDSDEPFVIVISPLTALIDDQIARYTTTTGYKAIHLKSANDINTVADKSVKLVYTSPEVAVGEGRGIFTTTRPVCALVVDEAHCIPEWGPDFRVAFAQIGGLRAHCLNTPVMALTASASPNAVEGIKKDLLFREGNIHISGSLDRPNLFLVSKKKIAMQKDFLGLLQALRKDGRAIEKQLIYVPIRNQAMDVWKMLQAHAGDRFKASVAYFHSSMSPDLKAKVLKRFKDAEVRVVVATVAFGMGIDIPDISCVVVYGLPKSMSQLYQEIGRAGRSGEPATAVVFAGKCKEEEDAEDCLKQFVAKRSCIRAVMLKELGSQAADTDHCCSVCQEEATAPRGAYLLHPRVPKTAKRAAATRKKKRQEGDKKKLEKSLYELRNELFEDDMTIAHVGPAGVISDSAIISIKTQAQSIHTVEDLCKKVKGVSEDIAPFILDKIEQEFPEPIIKRRRRALGDLTNV; from the exons ATGCAAGCCAATTTGATGGACCGCGTTTGCCGTGTTGGCAAAGATGTTTTCGACTACGACACACTGCGACAGGGCCAGGCAGACGCTGTTTTGGGTATTTTAAATGGCCAAGACGTGTTTGTCGGGCTACCGACCGGAGCTGGAAAGACGTTCTGTTTCCAGGCGATTCCGTCGTGCCTGGACTCTGACGAGCCATTTGTGATTGTCATCAGTCCCCTGACAGCACTCATCGATGACCAG ATCGCCCGGTACACCACTACAACGGGATACAAGGCAATTCACTTGAAGTCGGCGAACGACATCAACACAGTGGCAGACAAGTCGGTCAAACTAG TATACACCAGCCCAGAAGTTGCTGTGGGAGAGGGCAGGGGCATTTTCACCACAACTAGACCTGTGTGTGCCCTTGTCGTGGACGAAGCCCACTGTATCCCTGAGTG GGGTCCCGACTTCAGAGTAGCATTTGCACAGATAGGCGGACTGAGGGCCCACTGTCTCAACACCCCAGTCATGGCCCTCACAGCTTCTGCCTCCCCCAATGCTGTGGAAGGCATCAAGAAGGATCTTCTTTTTCGGGAAGGGAACATCCACATCAGTGGGAGTCTCGACAGACCAAATCTTTTCTTGGTCTCCAAGAAAAAGATCGCAATGCAG AAGGACTTCCTGGGACTACTGCAGGCCCTAAGGAAAGATGGACGGGCCATCGAGAAGCAGCTTATCTATGTGCCTATAAGAAACCAGGCCATGGATGTGTGGAAGATGCTGCAGGCCCATGCGGGAGACAGGTTCAAAGCATCCGTGGCCTACTTCCACAGTTCCATGAGCCCTGACCTCAAGGCCAAAGTCCTTAAACGTTTCAAGGATGCCGAGGTCAGGGTAGTTGTGGCTACAGTGGCTTTTGGGATG GGCATTGACATCCCTGACATCTCCTGTGTTGTGGTGTATGGCCTGCCAAAGTCCATGAGCCAGCTATACCAG GAGATTGGCCGGGCTGGGAGGTCAGGGGAGCCAGCCACTGCTGTCGTCTTTGCTGGCAAGTGTAAGGAAGAGGAAGACGCTGAAGACTGCCTGAAGCAGTTCGTGGCCAAGCGGTCCTGCATCCGCGCTGTGATGCTGAAGGAACTTGGCAGTCAGGCGGCAGACACAGACCACTGCTGCTCTGTCTGCCAGGAGGAGGCCACAGCACCGAGGGGAGCGTACCTGCTGCATCCCAGGGTCCCCAAGACAGCAAAGAGGGCAGCTGCGaccagaaaaaagaaaagacaggaaggcgataaaaaaaaactggaaaAAAGCCTGTACGAACTGAGGAATGAGCTTTTTGAAGACGACATGACGATTGCACATGTTGGTCCTGCAGGAGTGATTTCCGACAGTGCAATTATTTCAATCAAAACCCAAGCACAAAGTATCCACACAGTGGAAGACCTGTGTAAGAAGGTTAAAGGTGTTTCAGAGGACATAGCACCATTCATTCTTGACAAGATTGAACAGGAGTTTCCTGAACCTATCATCAAGAGAAGAAGAAGGGCCCTTGGGGATTTGACAAATGTTTAG